The genomic region TGGTAGTCTTGGTATTTTTGTAATGGACTTGGTAGTCATTTTGGCCCATTTGAATGTATTTGACCCATTTAGTGAGTTTGACCCATTTGTCGGATTTTATCACTTTAGAGAGTCGGACCGACTAAAATAATTAAAATGGATTACTTTATTTAAATTTCGTCCAAATTAATTACACTATTTCGTATTTCCTTTGACGGGTCAATATTTTGACCTTTGACTTCCGACGTGGCAACATTTTGACTTTTTGACTTCAGACGTGGCACTTGTATAATTTTTACGTGTCTACAACTGTAAACAAACAAGAATGCTCAGGAAATTAAATCAAGATTTCAAATTATATTTCTGAATATACAGATGCGTAATTAATATGAATTCATCGTATATATACCTGTATCATCACAAGGATCATCTGCAGGCAACCTCTCCATACACTCACACATATCACTAATGTCACTAACTGGTACAGTAATTTCACCTAAGACCGTGAGATTGGGAAAGTTTTTATAACTAGGTAATTcttcaatacgaatacgataaccAGGTGCAGGGGCGACGCCATTTCCTGgtttaaaccaaaaaaaaatcgAATCAAAACATGATTACCCCAAACAGACCGAAAACAGCAAACAAAATGACGCAAAATATAACGACTTAGTTCCAAGAACAACACGCGGCTTTCTAAATTGACTTATATATACTAACTTAATTACAGATGAACCAAAGAAACAACATATATAGCACGCAGATCAAATATCTTCATTTATTTGAGATCAACATCAAAATAACTAACCTTTTTCTAATAAGAACAATCACAGCAGAGAATATCGACAAATTAATTAACAATCACAGGAATAAACATACCAAACCAGATCTGAAGTTCAGCAGTTCCATAACGATGATaaagaaacacaaaatcatcatcGCCATTGAGATCAAGAGGAAAACGCTGAGAAATTGAATTCAAAGGAGTCAACAGTAGCATGTTGTTCTGAAAAACGATCGTACGAGAAGGTCCAGAAGACTTGAGCAATAGAGTGGCAGTAGCGTCAACAGTATCAGTAACATTATCAACGTGCTCCACCCAAATCCCGAGACTGTCACTATCAACCCTAAACATCGAGAGTCCACCAGTGCTGAAATTAGTATCAAGAAGAGCTTCAATTGCACGCTTGAATGTCACAAAAGGTTTCATTTTTAGGCAAAACCTTTTATTAGGATTATCAGGTGCTGGGTTTTCTTGTGGAGGTTCCGACATGGCGATTAATGGAGTTTTCTTGGGAGTTTTCGGTAATGGTGGTTGGCGGGAAAGTTAGTTATaagaaagaagagagagagaaaCAGAGGAAACGGAATTAGTTTGTTGTAACTAATTATGGGTTTGTTATATACGGAGTACTATTTATAGGAATCCTTCGAGTTAGTTGTAATTATTGGGGTTTTGTAAGCACattttttcacaatttttttatTGGTGACGTGTAATGTATCAAAATTCTAGCCTGATTTCGGGTCGGGATGGGTTATTCGGGTCGGGTTATTTGAGTCGACCAATTTTTGTCAGGTCTAGCGATATCGATACACCAGCCTTAGCCAGAATtaaataatcgtgaaaaatggtttAATACTCCGTACTTGTTATTTGGGAGCTGAAAACGAAGAGGTAACTCTAGTTAAACTAACTtcagacacgtggtagaaaaaccgggGGGGGATGGGGAATGTGATTTTGTAAGACTTTTTGAACGACTCAAATTAAATTGTATTTTATACACGGTTCATGAATATTGAGATGTTTATACGGAAATTCGTTTTTGACAAAAATGACATCGCGAGACTCGAAATAGGACCCATTATCCAAATTAAAAAGACGCCACCCATTTTTCCCAAACAGATAACCAATAAAAATGCATTTCCGGCTTCGAGAGGCAAATTCGGCGTGAGAGCGGTTTAAAGTGCGAGCATATGCGAGACAACCAAAAATTCGAATATGTTCGAAGGGGGGTGGTTTATTAAAAATCATTTCATAGGGGGGTTTTGCCATTTAGAAGTGATGTCGAAGTACGATTTATTAAGTAAACCATTAAGACACATTCTCCCAAAAAATATAGAGGTAAATTAGCTTGAAAAAGAAGAGCACGGGCGACATTCAAAATATGACGATGTTTTCGCTCCACCggaccattttgttgtggggtgtcGACGTTAGATGTTTGAAACAAAATGCCATTTTCGTGAAAAAAATAAATAAGAGGCCGAAATTCTGTGCCATTGTCGTTCCGGAaagtttttattttcttttcaaattgGCGCTCTATCATAGCGAAAAATTTTAGCAAAGTTTGTTTTGTATCGCTTTTGTGGCGTAAAAGATAGACCCATGTAGAGCGTGAAAAATCGTCCACAATTGCTAAAAAATACTGAGACCCGCATGAAGCATTTTTGGAGTATGGCCCCCATAAATCACATTGTATAAGATCAAATAAAGAAGTAGCATGGCTAGTACTTAAAGAAAATTGTTCGCGAGTTTGTTTCGCTTTTAAACAAATATCACAAGTTTTGCTATGAAAAGTGTCCTGAGTTCGAGAAGACTTATTTAAAAACGGTAAAAAACGGGAAATATTGGAAGAGGGGTGCCTCAACCGTCGGTGTCATAGCTCCATGGGGTTGGGAGACCCGGTTAAACAAGCATGGGCTTTTTCGTCTCCGACTTGTTTAAGGTAGTAGAGCCCCTCGGTGTCATAGCTCCATACGGTCCTAAAGAAGACATAAATTGAAAATTGGATTGTTAAGGTTAGTGTTAATAAGAAGACTAGAAACCGATATTAGGTTACAATTCAAATTAGCGGCATAAAGCACATTGTGCAAGATTAATCGAGACGATAAATTTACATCGCCACTTCGAGTAGCGATTGTAAGATCACCGTTGGGGAGACCAACCGAAATAGGAGTAATAGATTTCAAATTCGAAAAGAAAGAAAGACAACCTGACATATGATGAGATGCACCGGTGTCGATAATCCAAGTAAAAGGAGAAAAATTACCATTGAGACGGTCCGTTGATTGCTCTGTTTTACTAGCCTGCAACATATCACCCAACTCTTCCAGTTGGCTTGGTGATAAAGAATTGAGATCGATTTTGTCGAACTGAGCAATAGGCGGCTGGGAGGAGGACGCACCCGGGGTGGCATTGACGGACGCCATATGGGATTTGGGAGTCGGTCCAGAATGTTTGGGTTTGGTGCGGTCTGAGGTTTACTACGAGGATCCGGGACATAGACAGCGCTACTTAAGTCAGTGGCATTAGGGTCGATGATGATACGATTACGAGGACGATCTCCCCACCATTCGGGAAAATTAGCCGTGACTTGGTAGCAAAACGTAAGGTTGTGACCCGACTTTTGACAAGCAATACAGTAGTACTTAGATGGTTTAGACGGATTACGACGATCATTTCTAACATCACCACGTCCTCCACCAGACGGTCGTGACCCGTGAGTAAAACGAGCAGCGAAGGCCATGGCAGCGGGTGTGGACTCGGTGATGGTAGCAAAGATATTACGGACTCCCTCATCTTGTAAAAGACGGTTATAAATAAGATCTAAAGAGGGAAGAGTAGTAATACCGATGATTTGCGAACGAGTATTAGTAAAGCGACCATCGAGACCCATTAGAAAGTCACGTACTTTTCGCTTTTCTCGACGAGCGTTGATGAGATTCAACCAATTACAGCCGCAAGGATTACACGAGCATGACAGAAGAGCATCAATTTCCGATATAGCATTCCAAATGGCTGTCATCCGTCCATAGTATGCAACTAAGGATTCCGTTGGACCTTGACGGCACGCCAATAAATCAGCCTGCAATTGATAGATTTGTGCCTCGTTAATTTGACAAAAACGGTTCTTTATATCGGTCCAAACCTGTTTTGCCTCGGGACGAAGCGCGATTTGATTTCGTAATGCGGGTTCAATCGTGTTGAAGATCCACATGGTGACCAATGCATTGGTTGATTGCCATGTTTCGAAAGTAGCAGCAGTAGAGGACGGTTTAGTGATGGTACCGTCAATATACCCAAGTTTGCCCTTAGCCATAATAGCGAGATGGAAAGATCGGGACCATTCATCATAATTATTCCCATTGAAAACAACCGGGGTTATACTGTGACCCGGATGTTCAACGTGAATGTATGAGTACGAGGGAGGTTTTGTGGTGTCGACGATTTCATTGTTAGTCATTGTTTAGAGATGTCGAAAAAGAAAGACTGAGAAAGAAATTAATCAAGATAATTAATCAAGAAAGCTCAAAGTCACCGGGTCGAAACAATTCAGCGGTGTATATCAAGAGAGTTTTATACTTTGTTTGAAGTAAAGATTCAAAAACCAGCAGCttaatttgtttggttggatcAAATGTCAAGCATGAGCAAACAATTACTAACGACAGAAATCAAAATCCATTGTGCATTGTTACTTCTGACTCGATTCAAAGGGGAACATTGTCGCTGACGACATCTTCATCTTCTGCAGACATGTCAGGGATCAGCAAACGAGCCTTCTGTAGTAAAAACAAATCAGCTAATTCTCCGCTGTGGAACTGAAACAAGACGTGCTGCTCTGGAACTGTCAGGAAGTGCACACTAACTTTATCGGCTACAAAAGACGCCTCCTTCATTAACCTTGTATACCTCCAATTCAACCAGCACTGGAAGATTTTCCCTTGTGTCAACCCCGTTGGTTTTTTACGCTGTTCAAATTTCACTCGTTCAGATTGCGGCCATTAATGACATTTTGCTCAATTACGCTGTTCAAATTTCAGTTACCTCGTTCTGGCTATTGTCGTACTCTCTTATTTTGTCGCTTCCAATCCCAATCATTACAGAGTCTTCCTTCCCATAAAAAAAAACTGTAAACAAGCTCAGAAAATTAAATCAAGATGCCATTTTTCCGTTTCAAATTCATTTCTATATAAGTAATTAATAAGAAAACATCATATATAAATACCTGTATCATCAAATTCATCATCAGCAAGGACTTGTGCCTGCAACATATAGTAATTTATATTCTTCAAGTAATTAACTGGTATAGTAGTCGTAGCAAAGACCGTGATAAGGGGAAACATTGTAACATAACGAATTTCTTCGATTTCAGCCCAAAAACCAGTTGTGGGGACAGTTCCTGCTCAAAACCAAATTagcaaaacaaaataaataaataaataaataaataaataaaattgacTCGACCTAACCTAACTCGAACCTGAACTTAAAGCGGAAAACTCAAAGTAAATCCAAACTAACCGAACACAGAAAACAAAAAGACGACAATTCAAAGTATGGATTAAATCATTTTCCTAGCATTCTTGTCCAAAATCATCAAGAAACAACACAATAGAATTTNNNNNNNNNNNNNNNNNNNNNNNNNNNNNNNNNNNNNNNNNNNNNNNNNNNNNNNNNNNNNNNNNNNNNNNNNNNNNNNNNNNNNNNNNNNNNNNNNNNNNNNNGATttgaggatactttgaataatattgaaagattgaacaagtatcacaatGAATGTTTctttgaagtatgaaagcaacaatcgttcgattgtatctatttgtctcgttTGTGGAATGTTtatgcagaccaaatgcgacaagTATGATGAATATTACTTCTatgtttaagcgaaacaaaacaaacaaacaaagtaaaaggCGGCGGAAATGAAATAagcacttgaacacgagatttttgaattggttcggcaagaaactcaagtgcctacgtccaatctactttttattactttcctttagtgatctactccgaaaactaaaagacccttgtaataaaagacgccaacctactccggttgcaaagctagtacaagaactactccgttctagacaagctaactcgcaatctactccgattgccaagagttaaaggactactccgtcctagaactcaacaactcgcaacctactaggttgccaactcacaacctactccggttgtcaagagataaggactactccgtcctaaactctactaacacacttaaaatgtaaaggatcaagtttccactaacacattcttaacaaagaatagaggtggacaacttttacaagatcaacacttttaagcaagagagtttagtatagaaaagcaaagTAGCCACGATTGTAGAaactgaaagacacttgaagacttttaaaggtttttgcaAATAAACACAACTTTTAAGCTTTAAGAACAATTTGCAAAGATGAaagaattatttcagaaaagtcttaaggatttatgaaggaggcacacggtttatatagaggaggtgagtgagggggttgctagggttttgaagggtcaaagacctcacatgtgaagaccatttgcaaccacccaaaacttgcaccaaaaaggggtcttttgcaaaggtaagaaaagagaaagaaggtttgaaggataaccttaaatgctcatgcaaaatcagaaaacaaaggatgtgagacaagtcacatgatgacaagtaaacacaaatatggcaaaaagcatttcttcttttcttaaagaccaaaggattgaatttgcataaagaggaaacattttgaaataattcaaaccactctttaaagaatactacctccttaataaaaatctgatttttatctttgaaaaatgataatcacgtgaaagcttttgaaagataaaagggacttcaagtttctcgagttgtggcataatccaaacaAATTTGTTTGCGTGGAAAGCAAGTGATCGTGccctggactgtttctattactctaatatactctactttcttgcttgtacattagatgacacatgaCTTATTACaatggatgattaacaacttcaacacttcttaatccaagcttgattacatcattaatcctgaaaaggtaaactaagaataCACAAATCAagtgggcatgttatcatcaacataaggaacccaacaaattccccctttgatgatgacaagccccaaacgaatgtataggcaatgtaaacaccttaattcaagattttaagcaagcaagatcaaatgatagagaagggacaatattaccttacctaaggcaaaagttagaatcaaactaccatgacaattttacattgccccaaaacaagattcaagactaagaaggttagacaagacattagtttaatcaatatgcaaagagattaagagcatgagtttaccttttccccctcttgacatcatcaaacggatagggatgtcaaaagcattagagtgcagatatttcacaagaaaacacaaaaagacacatgtaattgtaacaaggtaacaaggtcaacataaacaaagattaaacataagTTAATCAAAGTTCAACACGGCTAAATAAAGTTTAACATACACCACCAAGCATCAAAATAGCAAGTAAAGAAAAATAGTCTTAGAAGGGCACAACAAGGTGGGACAAAAGATGTAAGGCAAAAGACAAGTGTGATTATGGGCAAATTTAGGGGTGCGGAAGTTTGGTCATCATTTTGGAGGAAAATGAAGAGGATTGAAAAAGGTGGAGGTTTGACAATGAAGGGCCGAGTCACAGTCATCTCAACTGTTGCATTGGATTTTGTTATATTGAAACCACCAAGGTATGCATCGATATACCTTCTCAACATATGATGAAAGAGCATCAACTTCTCATATTTTCCTTAGTACACGACATGTGATGGGGGAACATCAACTTCTTATATGTTGCTCTCATTTCATGAAAATTCTTGACAAATTTGATCTTGACCTTTGAGCATAGCAACAAAGTGGCATACACTCGTGACTTcctttcaatttcttccaaatttTTGCTTTCCTTCTTTTCTCAAGACCGTCGCATttttcaatttcatctatctCGTTTCCAATAATCACTTTGACATTTCACATATTGCcttcccgttttttttttttttttttttttttttttaaccaacTTCAATTTTTAATTTCATCTATCTCCGTTTTCTAACCAACTTCCCGATCATCTCTTGATACATATGTAGAACATAGACCTTTGCGACGATGAAGAAGCTTTCTCCTTTCTTTTGTTAGCTTTTCTTGCCGGAATCGGTAGACTTAGTCGGATTCTCATTTAAATCAAACTCGGTTTCTTCTTCAATATCTTCAACAACTACCATAACCGGTTCAGAGGAAGAACTTGGGACAATAGAGCTTTTCTTCCGACCACCACGTGTGCGCCGTCCTACCATTGTGGAGATGGGAatgtcgtcggatgatggagGGTCAGTGGGGTTCGGTGATGGTTGAGGGTTTGGTGGATCCGGGGTTTGTTGAAGGAGTCCTGTTTGAGGTTTGAGGTGGGAATGCGTAGGAGATTTTGGTTGGGGTCATTGTTGGAGTTGTGGATGTCGGTGGGTGTGATGTGACAGGTGGTGAGGTCAAGTTTGTTGGTTTGATGGGTATGTGGGTATTGAAGGATGTCTTGACCATGGTGGGTTAATAGGTAGGTAAGATGAGGGAGTTTAGTGGATTTGGAGATGAAGGGTTTAGTGGATTGGGATGTTTGGACGGGTAGGCGTGGAAGGTGGGTTGAGATAGTAAATGGCCCATTAAATGTGGTAAGTGAGGTGGTTGGCCCAACTAGACAaatttaatcactcgaaataaagacgcaaggtagcatataataaacgtaaatttagatatgaggttgagtgattaccgactcacaaatacggtgtcaatttttggtccaaacatgatgtcaatgcacttagaacacttaataacatatatccaaatttaatttaatcaattaaggaattttgtaatactcacactaaaaatcacaagctattaattaacccaatttctagtctaaatttctcaaaatgttctcttgcaagtggcttagtaaaaatatcggcaatttgattttcggtcttgcaaaagataagtttaatatgtcctttttccacatgatctcgaataaaatggtgacggaTATCAATATGCTtagttttagagtgttgaataggatttttggaaatatttattgcactcgtattatcacacattaaaggaatggagtcaaaaataataccaaaatccaagagttgttgttttacccaaaggagttgagaacaacaatgtgccgcgctaacgtactcactttcggccgtagaaagagctaccgtgttttgtttctttgaggcccaagaagtcaagcaaggacccaagaacgttgcaattccggaggtactctttctatccaccgtgcaccccgcatagtccgcatccgaaaagcctataagatcaaaaggacaatataaggggtaccataggtaaagattttgtgttccaatcaaataccgaagaattcgtttaacggctttgaaatgtgattctttcggatttgcttggaacctagcacataaacaaacactaaagagaatgtcgggacgacttgcggtcaagtaaagaagtgagcctatcatacctctatacatcttatcactaacattcttaccgagttcatctttgtccaatttggacccggctaccatgggtgtatcatgaggcttaccattagtcatcccaaatttattaagcatttctttgatgtacttttgttgatggatcatgattccatcctttgattgcttaatttggagcccaaggaagaatcctagctcacccatcatgctcatttcaaactccgatttcattagttcgaaaaatataagtaaaggagttcatttgttgcaccaaatataatgtcatcaacatatacttgtacaaccaacagtttgtcatttgttgcttcaagaacaatgttttgtcaacggagcctcttttaaaaccattctcaataagaaatttagacaatctatcataccaacatcttggtgcttgttttaaaccataaagagctttgtctaatttgaaaacatggttaggcaaatcattgttctcaaaacccggtggttgctctacaaagacatcttcttccaaatatccatttaagaaagcggttttgacatccatttggaagagtttaatgcctttgtgagccgcaaaagctataagcaatcgtatggcctcaagtctagctaccggtgcataggtttcatcgtaatcaataccctcttgttggttataaccttgcaccactagtctagccttgttccttacaatttctcccgagtcatcaagcttgttgcgaaagacccacctagtaccaatgacggtacgattaggcggtctagggactaagtgccatacctcattccttttgaattgattgagctcttcttgcatggcaagcaaccAATCCGCATCCGTCAAGGCGattgttacatttgaaggttcaatttgagaaaggaacgcattgtgggcacaatactcattgagatgagcgagattgttgagggatgatcttgttcgaattcccgagttgagatcacttgtgagattagtgagtggatgagagctttgatgtttccacttctttggaacaatagtTTCTTGTCCCCCCCTCAAGACATCGATCTGATGGTTGTTGctattggcctggaaggttcttcatcctctTTGTTTTTGGGATACTTGATTCGGAGGTGGATGCAACGATCGTTGGGTCCGTTGCTTCCAGAGAGAAATCGAGTATTACGTGTTCCCCCGAGTTCTTtgctctcctttgaaggtgacagtctcgTGTCTGTTGCAATTCGGTGTGtggagcttcttcatccgtgaacacgaagtcttttcgaacaagaccaatttcaaactcatcatcctcatcctcatcatcatcatccatgttttgtacctgtccaagcacactagattcatcaaaaatgacatggatgctttcttcaattaacaaggttcgtttattgtaaactttataggccttgctatgatcggagtacccaataaatactccttcatcactacgtggatcgaacttacccaaattgtttttaccattgttgtgaacaaaacatttgcttccaaaacatctaaaatatgaaatgttgggttttcttccacgcaatgattcatagggagttttatttaaaatactccttatcatgacacgattataaatgtagcaagcggtatttaccgcccactaaaagttcttaggcaacttactagttaataacattgttctagccattccttcaagggttctattcatcctttcaaccacaccattttgttgtggggttctaggagccgagaagttatggtctacaccattgtcatcacaataagcaccaaatgatgagttttagaattcggttccatgatcggttctcattgaaacaagttttaaaccaagtttattttgaatcttctttaaccaaattagaaactcatcaaatgtctcatccttagagcttaggaagagtgcccaaacaaacctagagtaatcatcaacaatgacacacacataacgactaccacctctacttctagttctcattggtccacacaagtcgatatgtaaaagttgcaaaggttgagatgtactcataattcttttggatttgaaggaacttttaacatgtttacctctagcacattcatcacatactttatcaatttcaaattttatattaggaatgccttcaaccaaatcaagtcttttaagggtattaagagtttttgtactaacatgaccaaaccttttatgccataaccaaggatcattgttcattacactcatgcaagacaaagtgtgaccggatagagagttcaaattagttaagtaaacatctttgacacgtcttccttcgagtattagttcattagtggtggcatcaaaaattcgacacacattagcatgaaattcaacaacattacccttatcacaaagttgagaaatactaaggagattatgtttcaaacctttgacaagccgcacattgtcgacacaaagtaaggatgacttaccaacttttccaataccaattacttcacctttcttgttgtcaccaaaccttaccgtgccaccatcatacgctttaagtgagaggaattggcttctatcacccgtcatgtgacgagagcatccactatccaagtaccaattgcggccgcctctcaccaagccctacacaagattagtttttgagtttaggaacccaaatgaatttgggtccctttttgtgatcaacataacttgtggtgtctttcttaatgtccatttcttttaatgttttggtgttcttatcaatgtcatcaaatcgttttgtgcaaccattaaaaacatgaccattgtcaccacaataattgcaaatgatgtattcgggaagacctacatacttccttcctctaaaatcgtttttaggcttctggatgcaacaaTCGGTCCCAcctgttccatttgaaccccaaaccaacGGATTTCTcgcatttctcggtttgattcgtgaggaagtttaacacggtttgacttccttcccatttttcagtgatgttcttagcattaacaagttcattggtcaagtcatggacacgtgagagaagatgcaaattcttttctttttctcttttaagttcatcatcgttgtcactttctatggacaatcttttctcaacaatgaagtcatgggtgtggttgttgagcTTAGACACAAGATATATGAttttttctttggactcttcatatttacaTGTCATCTTGTCAAgtcttttgtttagatcaacgacttcatcggatctaaggtgaggagaagagctagaagtgctacattcgggcatacctttttgaaagaaggTAAGCCTATCATGTAGAtcttctatttcatttttgagacaaacaacctcactcttaagacactcattttcattttccaaccattcacctTTTCTTTTGAACTTGTCTAAATcgtggtcagaagcaacagtcttagagactgtttctcttaagtctacaacttcaacaacaaggtcatagatctcattttcaagatcgtctttgtccttcaaaagatcatcacgttccttggttagtgaggaaacttgcatcaccaaggtagtgttgacattttcaaggtcagagacgtccgtgggtgtcgacctaagacgctctagttctttagtcaaatgtttgtttaacttgttgactcttttaacttcattatATGCCTCGGATGTGACAGTTGACgcatctgttgcttttagttcatttttcgattaaagttctcttgagcaatttcctcaatctcattttgcattatatcaagtttattagtttgagaccgacacttatcaaaaagttgatcaagaagcttacatactttctctttggagtaagttctagccttggcctttagatgatttacctcgttgtcggaatcggagtcggaatcgtcggggttagccatgaggcatcttaagtgttcaaattttgaggtttttgagactttttctttatcatgatttgcaagacacattttagcctcaagttcctcctcgatgagttcctcatcttcctcggagtcggacattccccatatagcactcatgactctatgtttatagtcttttttaaccttttctcttctttccttagatttgatttcttcc from Silene latifolia isolate original U9 population chromosome 3, ASM4854445v1, whole genome shotgun sequence harbors:
- the LOC141646538 gene encoding uncharacterized protein LOC141646538, with product MTNNEIVDTTKPPSYSYIHVEHPGHSITPVVFNGNNYDEWSRSFHLAIMAKGKLGYIDGTITKPSSTAATFETWQSTNALVTMWIFNTIEPALRNQIALRPEAKQVWTDIKNRFCQINEAQIYQLQADLLACRQGPTESLVAYYGRMTAIWNAISEIDALLSCSCNPCGCNWLNLINARREKRKVRDFLMGLDGRFTNTRSQIIGITTLPSLDLIYNRLLQDEGVRNIFATITESTPAAMAFAARFTHGSRPSGGGRGDVRNDRRNPSKPSKTVWSYDTEGLYYLKQVGDEKAHACLTGSPNPMEL